The DNA region ccttGTGCAGTGAAATGGTgacctccatgttcccataacaaatgaTACCTCTGGAGGTCcttatccaggagtttccttgccttcaaagtaaaaagttactaagtaaaaattgtcaaatactGAATAATCGAAGCAACGGTtaagtaatttcaataattttccgattatttgttcaaaagaaaatgattaTAGCTCTGAATAAGCATGAGATTGTGGCGTCGTGCTGcatcaatttatgaaaaaatcgaACAGCTTCCTAAGAAACTTACGAAGCTGTTATGAATATCGGTTATCTGGCGTAAAATACGGTAGAAAATGATTGAGTATGGCgccaaacattattttatatccaACGTTTGATAAAGTCTCGTGTAAAAAGTTTAATCCTGGGGAAAGTTAGAGTTTAGATTGCTCCTGTATAATCTGCTGTCCCTTTTTCCAAATACCAATAAGGATTTTTCtgtctttttaaataatgtcagTAGACGTAAGGAGGTATAGATTTTGTTTAACATGGAGAATTAATAACTTCTCATTTTGTCATCTCAAATCTATTTCAAGTAAATGTTTCACTGACGAAATTCAGGTGTCCTGGCAGATGAATTTATATCCAGACTATTCAAATAGTGCGGTCGGAATTTGGTGTGATTTATGCAAACGTCGGGGTGATTGGAATACTATTACtgatttcaaaatagaaatcaTCGGACCAAGTGGTCGCATACTAGGAgtttatgaaaagtaaaatgcaatttttgaagAACGTAAATTTAGAGAAGGAAATATTCTAGTTGAAAGATCTCGTGTGGAACGGGATATTTTGGAAATGGGGGAAGATATTCTGACAGTTCGTTGCTATATGTCTAGTGCGGAATCCATTGAGGACACCTCTTTGAATTGTTTTACTCGAACTAAAATTATCGTTAATCGTGGAAGTCTTCTATTGGAGTGGACGAGACGTAACGAACTAAGAACGCTGTTTGAGTCTGACGTTAAATATGAGTGCATCGGGACTGAATTCATCCGATTTCCAGATATGAGTGAATATCGATACTGTTTCGTTAAATCTGAAGACgacgttgaaaaaaaattattgctaattGTGTTTCAAGTCAATGTGTCGAATGCAGAATTAGTTTGTTAGATGTCAATGACTGCCAAGTACTCTTTATAAAGGACAGGAACCGGTTTTCAGAAGGTGAGCATTCGTGGATATTGCCTAAATTCTTCACCATCTCTTATCTGAAGGCTAACCAAAGCAAATTTGTGCGTATTTACGGATATATGtgtattttatgcaaattattttcttttggagGTATAGAATCTCAAGAAGTAATGTATGGAAACCGTAAAAAATCGTTAGCTATTTATACTATTAATCGCAGTGGTAGTGTTATCATTAACCACTCCCTACAGAGCAATATTCGAAATTTGCTTTCTAATAAAAGTTCCTGTGACGTTAAACTCCGAGTGAGAGATGAGATTGAAGAAGCTCACAAGTCAATTCTAGTCGCTCGGTCTCCGGTATTTCATGAAATGTTCCAACAAGAAATGCTTGAAATAGTGGATATCCATGACGTCGATATTGCCACTCTTAAGTTGTTGCTGAACTTTTTCTACTCTGATACAGTGGAAAAAATGGATTATAACTGTGTCAAAAAACTAGTGATCGCTGCCCATTGCTATGGTGTTCCTCACCTGAAGGAAATTTGCGCATCCTCTTTGGAGTCTGATATGTCCGAGAAAAACGCTTGTGAAATAGCATTACTTGCAGAAAGAGTTCACCATGCAGACTTGAAGTCTTTTGCGCTGCATTTTATCGCTTATCATCACACGGATATTTTCATCCAGCCGGATTGGTTATCCTGGAGTAAATATAATATGGAATTGGCGGCAGAGGTATTTCAGAAATTGACCGAAcagcaaaaaaattgaaaaacttttttttgttaaaatgggatctgttttacatttaaaaacaacagcACTTGGcttaatattcttatgtttagAAGTACAAAATAAGTTGTTAAACTCGCCTGTTTAATctttaatctgaaattttttaaactaaaactattactaaattcttcatgttaatttaattttgtatcttaaatgaattgcataaaaataattatttatttacaaattgctAGCATATGGGGagatattatattgtattaaattatttaattgtattaaattatttaattgtattaaattagtaGTTGCAGTATACGTACTatgttatttctaatttcatttattgtgtGGTTGCTTTGAGTTGCATTTAAATCAGGattcgttgatttaaatcatcgTTAATTAAATCGTTTAAATcaagttatattttgatataatctctgatttaaatcaaatcatttttttaaaagattcagaaatttattaCCTGGttgattaaatagttttaaaatttattgtagatACATTGCTgtgttaataagttttttaattagcaaaattacATTACTTGATGTGTAAtacttctgaaaaataatactttataatacTTATACGTTATAATACTTATGAAATGACATTTAACAAtcgtataatttatttgaattttctggaactgaaataaaacggaaaatataagaagtttttttacattatataaaaaatcattgtcatttaaagttttttttaattttttttaataaaaaattgaaattttgttatttctttattttagcttGTTCTTTAGTTGTTGATAATGGTcccatttatataatattttcaataattttgaatacttcATTTGCGAGAATTCTGTATCaatgtcagaaatttttttaaagtagtaatatggtttaaaatgtaatcttataatttattttcgataatatttcaaatatcatgcatatgaaatttatacaagcaataaataaaagttctttgaGTATTTACCAAAAATCAGAGTAAAAATCGTCAAGAAAATAATGTTCGATTTAAACtatcttgtttttaatatttattttgttcttttatattttactgtttttttagttacgtttaaataaattatcttattctTGCAGCTTTTGATGTGTACACGTGTATAACACGTAGGAAGTATTGTTATTCAATGAAATAGATGATAGTTTGTAAACTCAAGTTCTAGTcgcgaataatttaaaattctgttttacaaTTGTCATACCTGAATTGCGAAAATAAATGgcataacaatatttattttgaatgtaccattattagttaaaataaaatatttttatttgcaatatatctgctgttttatttcattcgaaTTCATCGTTTTGTTGCTATTGAATATGTATTGCTTAGTGTGTTATGAAtgattaatgtattaaaatgtacAAGACTTTCTTGGGACCCTacaaatattcctttaaaaaaatgggcTTTTCCAAAAGTGAAAACacaaacaaaactattttgctTAAAACGTTAAGGGTATCAAAAGATCAGATTAAAacagaatgaaatttatttcttgttagAGGTCCATCTTAAATTTTTGAGCTCAAAAACGATATTTGTGTTGGCACATTTCGAATCTTTTATTGCTATGTAAAACTCCTTTCCTTTTTTCCcttattcagttttttattaatactaaacACACCATAACCTGTCAAATGACCTTTTAGGAACTTTTGCATCGAAGATGAgcttatcatcttatcgtttttgcacatttaacttataactttttctaactattacatatagttaatattttgtttgtttgtatttttttttgtttcgaataataacttatttctaccacaaccggtcatttgagtgtaagaacaatttattgctttataagatTAGAAATGACGGTATAATGcgtgttcaacgtattgcattcgattaGTTGCACATTTCTTCAAAGACTGTTGCGTAGTGAGTTCAATCAcaataactgtgaattcaaattacaagaaagtacctaaaattttagattgg from Parasteatoda tepidariorum isolate YZ-2023 chromosome 2, CAS_Ptep_4.0, whole genome shotgun sequence includes:
- the LOC122270579 gene encoding speckle-type POZ protein-like — its product is MYGNRKKSLAIYTINRSGSVIINHSLQSNIRNLLSNKSSCDVKLRVRDEIEEAHKSILVARSPVFHEMFQQEMLEIVDIHDVDIATLKLLLNFFYSDTVEKMDYNCVKKLVIAAHCYGVPHLKEICASSLESDMSEKNACEIALLAERVHHADLKSFALHFIAYHHTDIFIQPDWLSWSKYNMELAAEVFQKLTEQQKN